One window of the Lemur catta isolate mLemCat1 chromosome 6, mLemCat1.pri, whole genome shotgun sequence genome contains the following:
- the RARG gene encoding retinoic acid receptor gamma isoform X1 — MATNKERLFAAGALGPGSGYPGAGFPFAFPGALRGSPPFEMLSPSFRGLGQPDLPKEMASLSVETQSTSSEEMVPSSPSPPPPPRVYKPCFVCNDKSSGYHYGVSSCEGCKGFFRRSIQKNMVYTCHRDKNCIINKVTRNRCQYCRLQKCFEVGMSKEAVRNDRNKKKKEVKEEGSPDSYELSPQLEELITKVSKAHQETFPSLCQLGKYTTNSSADHRVQLDLGLWDKFSELATKCIIKIVEFAKRLPGFTGLSIADQITLLKAACLDILMLRICTRYTPEQDTMTFSDGLTLNRTQMHNAGFGPLTDLVFAFAGQLLPLEMDDTETGLLSAICLICGDRMDLEEPEKVDKLQEPLLEALRLYARRRRPSQPYMFPRMLMKITDLRGISTKGAERAITLKMEIPGPMPPLIREMLENPEMFEDDSSQPGPHPKASSEDEVHRGQDKGGQSPQPDQGP; from the exons ATGGCCACCAATAAGGAGCGACTCTTTGCAGCTGGTGCCTTGGGGCCTGGATCTGGCTACCCAGGGGCAGGCTTCCCCTTCGCCTTCCCAGGGGCACTCAGAGGGTCTCCACCTTTTGAGATGCTGAGTCCTAGCTTCCGGGGCCTGGGCCAGCCTGACCTCCCCAAGGAGATGGCCTCTTTGT CGGTGGAGACACAAAGCACTAGCTCAGAGGAGATGGTGCCCAGCTCGCCCTCGCCCCCTCCGCCTCCTCGGGTCTACAAGCCATGCTTCGTGTGCAATGACAAGTCCTCTGGCTACCACTATGGGGTCAGCTCTTGTGAAGGCTGCAAG GGCTTCTTCCGCCGCAGCATTCAGAAGAACATGGTGTACACATGTCACCGCGATAAAAACTGTATCATCAACAAAGTGACCAGGAATCGCTGCCAATACTGCCGGCTGCAGAAGTGCTTCGAAGTGGGCATGTCCAAGGAAG CTGTGCGGAATGACCggaacaagaagaagaaagaggtgaAGGAAGAAGGGTCACCTGACAGCTATGAGCTGAGCCCCCAGTTAGAAGAGCTCATCACCAAGGTCAGCAAAGCCCATCAGGAGACCTTCCCCTCGCTCTGCCAGCTGGGCAAATACACCACG AACTCCAGTGCAGACCACCGGGTGCAGCTGGATCTGGGGCTGTGGGACAAGTTCAGTGAGTTGGCTACCAAGTGCATCATCAAGATTGTGGAATTTGCCAAGCGGTTGCCTGGCTTCACAGGGCTCAGCATTGCTGACCAGATCACTCTGCTGAAGGCTGCCTGCCTGGACATCTTG atGCTGCGGATCTGCACAAGGTACACCCCAGAACAGGACACCATGACCTTCTCCGACGGGCTGACCCTGAACCGGACCCAGATGCACAATGCCGGCTTTGGGCCCCTCACAGACCTGGTCTTTGCCTTTGCTGGGCAGCTCCTGCCACTGGAGATGGATGACACAGAGACAGGGCTGCTCAGCGCCATCTGCCTCATCTGTGGAG ACCGCATGGACCTGGAGGAGCCCGAGAAAGTGGACAAGCTGCAGGAGCCACTGCTGGAAGCCCTGAGGCTCTATGCCCGGCGCCGGCGGCCCAGCCAGCCCTACATGTTCCCGAGGATGCTCATGAAAATCACCGACCTCCGGGGCATCAGCACCAAGG GAGCAGAAAGGGCTATTACCCTGAAGATGGAGATTCCAGGCCCAATGCCTCCCCTGATCCGAGAGATGCTGGAGAACCCCGAAATGTTTGAGGATGACTCTTCACAGCCTGGTCCCCACCCCAAGGCCTCTAGTGAGGATGAGGTTCACAGGGGCCAGGACAAAGGGGGCCAAAGTCCCCAGCCTGACCAGGGTCCCTGA
- the RARG gene encoding retinoic acid receptor gamma isoform X2: MYDCMETFAPGPRRLYGAAGPGAGLLRRATGSSCFAGLESFAWPQPASLQSVETQSTSSEEMVPSSPSPPPPPRVYKPCFVCNDKSSGYHYGVSSCEGCKGFFRRSIQKNMVYTCHRDKNCIINKVTRNRCQYCRLQKCFEVGMSKEAVRNDRNKKKKEVKEEGSPDSYELSPQLEELITKVSKAHQETFPSLCQLGKYTTNSSADHRVQLDLGLWDKFSELATKCIIKIVEFAKRLPGFTGLSIADQITLLKAACLDILMLRICTRYTPEQDTMTFSDGLTLNRTQMHNAGFGPLTDLVFAFAGQLLPLEMDDTETGLLSAICLICGDRMDLEEPEKVDKLQEPLLEALRLYARRRRPSQPYMFPRMLMKITDLRGISTKGAERAITLKMEIPGPMPPLIREMLENPEMFEDDSSQPGPHPKASSEDEVHRGQDKGGQSPQPDQGP; this comes from the exons ATGTACGACTGCATGGAAACGTTTGCCCCGGGTCCGCGACGGCTGTACGGAGCGGCCGGGCCCGGGGCCGGCTTGCTGCGTAGAGCCACCGGCAGCTCCTGTTTCGCCGGACTTGAATCTTTTGCTTGGCCACAACCCGCCAGTCTGCAAT CGGTGGAGACACAAAGCACTAGCTCAGAGGAGATGGTGCCCAGCTCGCCCTCGCCCCCTCCGCCTCCTCGGGTCTACAAGCCATGCTTCGTGTGCAATGACAAGTCCTCTGGCTACCACTATGGGGTCAGCTCTTGTGAAGGCTGCAAG GGCTTCTTCCGCCGCAGCATTCAGAAGAACATGGTGTACACATGTCACCGCGATAAAAACTGTATCATCAACAAAGTGACCAGGAATCGCTGCCAATACTGCCGGCTGCAGAAGTGCTTCGAAGTGGGCATGTCCAAGGAAG CTGTGCGGAATGACCggaacaagaagaagaaagaggtgaAGGAAGAAGGGTCACCTGACAGCTATGAGCTGAGCCCCCAGTTAGAAGAGCTCATCACCAAGGTCAGCAAAGCCCATCAGGAGACCTTCCCCTCGCTCTGCCAGCTGGGCAAATACACCACG AACTCCAGTGCAGACCACCGGGTGCAGCTGGATCTGGGGCTGTGGGACAAGTTCAGTGAGTTGGCTACCAAGTGCATCATCAAGATTGTGGAATTTGCCAAGCGGTTGCCTGGCTTCACAGGGCTCAGCATTGCTGACCAGATCACTCTGCTGAAGGCTGCCTGCCTGGACATCTTG atGCTGCGGATCTGCACAAGGTACACCCCAGAACAGGACACCATGACCTTCTCCGACGGGCTGACCCTGAACCGGACCCAGATGCACAATGCCGGCTTTGGGCCCCTCACAGACCTGGTCTTTGCCTTTGCTGGGCAGCTCCTGCCACTGGAGATGGATGACACAGAGACAGGGCTGCTCAGCGCCATCTGCCTCATCTGTGGAG ACCGCATGGACCTGGAGGAGCCCGAGAAAGTGGACAAGCTGCAGGAGCCACTGCTGGAAGCCCTGAGGCTCTATGCCCGGCGCCGGCGGCCCAGCCAGCCCTACATGTTCCCGAGGATGCTCATGAAAATCACCGACCTCCGGGGCATCAGCACCAAGG GAGCAGAAAGGGCTATTACCCTGAAGATGGAGATTCCAGGCCCAATGCCTCCCCTGATCCGAGAGATGCTGGAGAACCCCGAAATGTTTGAGGATGACTCTTCACAGCCTGGTCCCCACCCCAAGGCCTCTAGTGAGGATGAGGTTCACAGGGGCCAGGACAAAGGGGGCCAAAGTCCCCAGCCTGACCAGGGTCCCTGA